In a genomic window of Methylovirgula sp. 4M-Z18:
- a CDS encoding helix-turn-helix domain-containing protein: MAPDTIETARPKAGTVLQFSGNSEIYGEGDAADCVFKVMSGVVRTCKFLSDGRRQINAFYVAGDLFGLEAGDVYRLTAEAINDCVLVAYRRSHLEKGAAQDSRLARQMFSHAMRHMVRAQDHALLLGRKTALEKVAAFLTEWAQHSPDSQNVTLEMSRQDMADYLGLTIETVSRTLSQLEHSGVIEILVARQIKIKRQAALRNMNA, encoded by the coding sequence ATGGCTCCCGATACGATCGAGACCGCGCGTCCGAAGGCTGGCACTGTCTTGCAATTTTCGGGCAATTCCGAAATCTATGGCGAGGGCGACGCCGCCGATTGCGTGTTCAAGGTGATGTCGGGCGTGGTCCGCACCTGCAAATTTCTGAGTGACGGCCGGCGACAAATAAATGCCTTTTATGTCGCCGGCGACCTTTTTGGACTCGAGGCGGGGGATGTCTATCGTTTGACCGCGGAGGCGATCAACGATTGCGTACTGGTCGCATATCGCCGCAGCCACCTCGAAAAGGGCGCGGCGCAAGATAGTCGCCTGGCTCGGCAGATGTTCTCGCATGCGATGCGCCACATGGTGCGCGCTCAGGATCATGCCCTGCTACTCGGGCGCAAGACGGCGCTGGAAAAGGTCGCGGCGTTTCTGACCGAGTGGGCGCAACATTCGCCAGATAGCCAAAATGTGACGCTGGAAATGAGCCGGCAGGATATGGCCGACTATCTCGGCCTCACCATCGAAACGGTCTCGCGGACCTTGTCACAGCTCGAGCACAGCGGCGTCATTGAGATCCTGGTGGCTCGACAGATCAAGATCAAGCGTCAGGCAGCCTTGCGCAACATGAATGCCTGA
- the fixJ gene encoding response regulator FixJ, protein METNGVIHLIDDDDAVRQSLAFCLATAGHAVRAYESAEAFLAALSGLQPGCIVSDIRMPGLDGLQLQRHLNEKGVALPMIIMTGHGDVRLAVEAMKAGAVDFIEKPFDDDVLLAAIVVALDRYAEHQRHNIQVDQIRTRLETLSPREREVLQGLVAGHPNKTIAYDLNISARTVEVYRANVMNKMGARSLSELVRMALATNIAPNGVG, encoded by the coding sequence ATGGAAACGAACGGCGTGATTCATCTGATTGATGATGATGATGCTGTGCGGCAATCGCTGGCCTTCTGCCTGGCAACTGCCGGCCACGCCGTGCGCGCCTACGAATCGGCGGAGGCTTTTCTTGCCGCACTCAGTGGGCTCCAGCCCGGCTGCATCGTGAGCGATATTCGTATGCCGGGCTTGGACGGACTTCAATTGCAGCGGCACTTGAACGAGAAAGGTGTTGCTTTGCCCATGATCATTATGACGGGCCACGGCGACGTGCGGTTGGCGGTGGAGGCGATGAAAGCGGGTGCCGTCGACTTCATCGAAAAGCCTTTCGATGACGATGTTCTGCTCGCGGCCATTGTCGTGGCACTCGATCGATATGCCGAACACCAGCGCCACAATATCCAAGTCGATCAGATCCGGACGCGGCTCGAGACGCTATCGCCGCGGGAGCGTGAGGTGCTGCAAGGCCTCGTTGCCGGTCATCCCAACAAGACGATCGCGTATGATCTTAACATCAGCGCCCGCACCGTGGAGGTCTATCGCGCCAATGTGATGAACAAAATGGGCGCTCGCAGCCTCTCGGAGTTAGTGCGCATGGCACTCGCGACAAATATTGCTCCAAATGGCGTTGGTTGA
- a CDS encoding ABC transporter ATP-binding protein, which translates to MAEPILTLEKVCKAYNVGLSTEVEVLHNIDLSLMPGEFVALIGPSGSGKSTMLNIIGLLDRPTRGALFIHGQDTSQLSDAQITHLRGHTIGFVFQYHYLISAFTAQENVMMPLLADRGFSSEAIERRALELLQQVSLEKFAHNLATNMSGGQQQRVAIARALAMKPDLVLADEPTGNLDTKSADSVFELMRQVNRTSGTSFLIVTHNMDLARRCDRIVEVVDGRVSANTATKDREALTVPQA; encoded by the coding sequence GTGGCTGAGCCGATTCTCACTCTCGAAAAGGTCTGCAAAGCCTATAATGTCGGGCTTTCCACTGAGGTGGAAGTGCTGCACAATATTGATCTTAGCCTGATGCCCGGTGAATTCGTCGCGCTCATCGGTCCCTCGGGTTCGGGCAAAAGTACGATGCTTAATATTATCGGTTTGCTCGACCGTCCAACCCGGGGCGCGCTCTTTATTCATGGTCAAGATACGAGCCAACTGTCTGATGCCCAAATTACCCATTTGCGCGGGCATACCATAGGCTTTGTCTTCCAGTACCACTATTTGATCTCCGCCTTCACAGCGCAGGAAAATGTGATGATGCCGCTGCTCGCTGATCGGGGCTTTTCGAGCGAGGCAATCGAGCGACGGGCGCTCGAGCTGCTGCAGCAAGTGAGTTTGGAAAAGTTTGCGCACAACCTCGCCACTAACATGTCCGGTGGCCAGCAGCAGCGCGTCGCGATCGCCCGTGCCCTTGCGATGAAGCCAGATCTCGTTCTCGCGGACGAACCCACCGGCAATCTCGATACGAAATCCGCCGACAGCGTTTTCGAACTGATGCGGCAGGTTAATCGTACCAGCGGTACGAGCTTTCTAATTGTCACGCATAATATGGATCTCGCGCGCCGCTGCGATCGGATCGTCGAAGTGGTGGATGGGCGAGTGAGTGCAAATACCGCCACAAAAGATCGCGAAGCGCTGACGGTGCCGCAGGCGTAA
- a CDS encoding universal stress protein, with protein sequence MLKDLTLIVDARTKEAGSYALSLAKLIDAHLTLFLVDVETALATYSMAELRYDLILAEREERREAIVTTVTRLQSQGKAQGLSVDALHLEESNEAEIGRLNRTLRLFDLIIIEQAYGEQIGERARMIEAAIFEAARPVLLVPNIQTTPPSLKTILVAWDGSAPAARALDDALPLLVRANHVEIVEVVTKSSVPCDEATLMRHLARHGVDAVFRQTPSTGDIGNTLLSHAADVGADLLVMGAYGHSRLREAFLGGATRTILECMTIPVLMSR encoded by the coding sequence ATGTTGAAAGATCTCACGCTTATCGTGGATGCACGCACAAAAGAGGCCGGCTCCTACGCACTCTCTTTGGCCAAACTGATCGATGCGCATCTGACATTGTTTCTCGTTGATGTCGAAACCGCACTTGCCACATATTCCATGGCGGAATTGCGGTACGATTTGATTCTTGCTGAACGCGAAGAGCGACGCGAAGCGATCGTGACGACCGTCACCCGCCTGCAATCGCAGGGCAAGGCACAGGGGCTCTCAGTCGATGCCCTACATCTTGAGGAGAGCAACGAGGCCGAGATCGGGAGACTCAATCGAACGTTGCGTCTCTTCGATCTGATCATCATCGAGCAGGCTTACGGAGAACAGATCGGAGAGCGCGCCCGCATGATCGAGGCTGCAATTTTTGAGGCTGCGCGGCCCGTTCTTCTCGTGCCTAATATTCAAACCACCCCGCCAAGCCTCAAGACTATACTCGTCGCTTGGGATGGCAGTGCGCCGGCCGCAAGGGCCCTCGACGACGCTTTACCATTGCTCGTCAGGGCCAACCACGTCGAGATCGTCGAGGTGGTTACAAAATCGTCCGTGCCGTGCGACGAGGCGACGTTGATGCGGCATTTGGCGCGTCATGGGGTCGATGCCGTCTTTAGGCAGACGCCGAGCACAGGCGACATCGGCAATACCCTTCTATCCCATGCGGCCGATGTCGGTGCTGATCTTCTCGTGATGGGGGCCTATGGTCACTCCCGTCTGCGCGAGGCATTCTTGGGCGGTGCGACGCGCACCATTCTGGAATGCATGACAATCCCTGTGCTGATGTCGCGCTGA
- a CDS encoding FtsX-like permease family protein has product MNRWLPFEWITSVRFLREGRLQTAFIAGGIAIGVGVIVFMSAMLAGLEANFIKRVLTSQPHIQLIPPQQIARPLRGSPHEFEDATVERPAQRIISIDQWPGIRDALLAMPEVIAVSPTMTGSALAVRGQASRSISMAGVDPSSYFKIVPLGDYIVAGQARLTSQDIVIGTELAKDLGASIGDKIIVTTSNGGSLSLTVTGLVDLGNKGVNERNAYVALRAAQSLLGAVGDVTTIDLTVRDIYGAQDLAQEIGASHYVEADSWITNNAQFFAAVQAQRNSNILIRIFVALSVAFGIAAVLVVSVVQRSKDIGILRAMGTTRGQIMRVFLLQGGLLGFLGSLVGCAAGAGAAIYWHAVERQLDGSELFPLILEQSLFISTIILATITGLAAATAPALRAAKLDPVVAIRG; this is encoded by the coding sequence ATGAACCGTTGGCTACCTTTCGAATGGATCACCTCGGTCCGCTTTCTGCGGGAGGGCCGGCTTCAAACAGCGTTTATCGCCGGTGGCATTGCGATTGGCGTCGGCGTCATCGTCTTTATGTCGGCAATGCTCGCAGGACTCGAAGCCAATTTTATCAAACGTGTTCTGACCTCGCAGCCGCATATTCAACTTATCCCGCCGCAACAAATAGCGCGGCCTTTGCGTGGCAGCCCACACGAATTCGAGGATGCAACGGTGGAGCGCCCGGCGCAGCGCATCATTTCCATCGATCAATGGCCAGGGATTCGCGATGCCCTGCTGGCCATGCCGGAGGTTATTGCGGTCTCACCCACCATGACTGGATCGGCTCTGGCCGTGCGCGGGCAAGCCAGCCGCTCCATTTCCATGGCGGGCGTCGATCCATCGTCATACTTCAAGATCGTGCCGTTGGGAGATTATATCGTCGCGGGGCAGGCGCGTCTAACCAGCCAGGATATTGTCATTGGTACGGAGCTGGCAAAGGACCTCGGCGCGTCCATCGGCGACAAGATAATCGTTACCACATCAAATGGCGGCTCCCTGTCGTTGACCGTGACGGGCCTGGTCGACCTTGGCAACAAGGGCGTCAATGAGCGCAACGCCTATGTGGCCCTGCGCGCCGCACAATCCCTTCTTGGCGCGGTCGGCGATGTCACCACTATCGACTTGACGGTGCGCGACATTTACGGCGCTCAAGATCTCGCGCAGGAGATCGGCGCATCGCATTATGTTGAGGCTGATAGCTGGATAACAAACAATGCTCAATTTTTTGCAGCCGTGCAAGCACAACGCAATTCCAACATTCTCATTCGCATTTTCGTTGCGCTCTCGGTCGCCTTCGGTATCGCGGCGGTGCTGGTTGTGTCGGTTGTCCAGCGTTCCAAGGACATCGGCATCCTGCGTGCTATGGGAACGACGCGTGGACAGATCATGCGCGTCTTCTTACTGCAGGGTGGGCTCCTCGGCTTTCTTGGTTCGTTAGTGGGCTGCGCGGCCGGCGCCGGCGCCGCCATCTATTGGCATGCCGTGGAACGCCAGCTCGACGGTTCAGAATTGTTCCCGCTGATCTTGGAGCAAAGCCTCTTTATTTCGACAATCATTCTCGCGACGATTACTGGCCTTGCGGCAGCCACCGCGCCTGCCCTACGCGCCGCGAAACTCGATCCTGTGGTGGCGATCCGTGGCTGA
- a CDS encoding response regulator transcription factor, whose translation MTRGQQTIFIVDRDSALRDSLKFALETEGFIVHVCRTGDDLKAHPFLTCGQCAVVEHMPPRVDGLAIVADLKSRGRDLPVILVTDRVTPQLRDTAKAAGVRHIVEKPLIDGSLNDHLTAILRNNQTT comes from the coding sequence ATGACCAGGGGGCAGCAGACCATTTTCATCGTTGACAGGGATTCTGCATTGCGGGATTCGCTCAAGTTCGCCCTCGAGACGGAGGGGTTTATCGTGCACGTTTGCCGCACCGGCGACGATCTCAAAGCCCACCCGTTTTTGACATGCGGCCAATGCGCTGTTGTCGAGCATATGCCCCCCCGCGTCGACGGCCTTGCCATCGTCGCGGATCTCAAATCGCGCGGTCGCGATCTGCCCGTCATTCTCGTCACCGACCGGGTCACTCCCCAACTGCGCGACACGGCCAAAGCCGCCGGGGTCCGCCATATCGTTGAAAAGCCGCTGATAGACGGCTCCTTGAATGATCATTTGACGGCCATCTTGCGAAACAACCAGACTACGTAA
- a CDS encoding efflux RND transporter periplasmic adaptor subunit yields the protein MSSNSTQALAAPRSVARGSRIRVWAGAIWLHRWFALWVCVLVALGFWQGVRVLLGPAVVVDRLQSGDLVQTVVASGNVLTPYRVNIGAQITGTVLDVLVEEGQEVTKGQQVIILENSELKAALVQAQGALDQARTRMRQLVELTLPTAKEALKQAQATEFDAQQTYDRTAKLAQDGYATRASLDDARRDLDIAQTQVRSAELQVYSTSPGGSDYVTAETQLNQAMANLDTAKARFDYATIRAPRDGVLITRNVERGTVVQPGVPLLVLAPKGTVQLQLQVDERDLGALALGQKAQASADAYPDQKFEAIVSYINPGVDISRATVEVKLDVVNPAKYLVQDMTVSVDVEVARRNATHVLRSRDVHDILTQEPWVLTIKDGRAVRRRVKLGIRGNTQVEILDGLEPGAPVIPVTAGVLNGQKVRAIDS from the coding sequence ATGTCTTCTAACTCCACCCAAGCGCTCGCCGCTCCTCGATCCGTGGCACGGGGGAGCCGCATTCGTGTCTGGGCCGGCGCGATCTGGCTGCACCGGTGGTTCGCACTTTGGGTTTGCGTCTTGGTGGCGCTTGGCTTTTGGCAAGGCGTACGGGTGCTTCTGGGTCCCGCCGTGGTGGTCGATCGGTTGCAAAGTGGTGACCTGGTGCAGACGGTGGTAGCAAGTGGCAATGTGTTAACGCCCTATCGCGTCAATATCGGCGCACAAATCACCGGAACGGTTTTGGACGTCCTGGTGGAAGAGGGGCAGGAGGTTACCAAGGGGCAACAGGTCATCATACTTGAGAATAGTGAGCTGAAAGCGGCCCTCGTCCAAGCACAGGGCGCGCTCGATCAGGCTCGGACGCGTATGAGACAATTGGTGGAATTGACCCTGCCGACCGCGAAGGAAGCGCTCAAGCAGGCCCAGGCCACCGAATTTGACGCGCAGCAGACCTATGATCGCACCGCCAAGCTTGCCCAGGACGGCTATGCCACCCGCGCGTCACTTGATGACGCCAGGCGGGATCTTGATATCGCCCAGACCCAGGTACGCAGTGCCGAATTGCAGGTCTATTCCACCAGCCCTGGAGGAAGCGACTATGTCACTGCCGAGACGCAACTCAATCAGGCAATGGCGAATCTCGACACCGCCAAGGCGCGATTTGATTACGCGACCATCCGCGCGCCGCGTGACGGCGTGTTGATCACGCGCAACGTAGAGCGGGGGACGGTGGTGCAGCCGGGCGTGCCACTTCTGGTTCTCGCACCGAAAGGCACCGTGCAATTACAACTTCAAGTGGACGAGCGGGACCTCGGTGCGCTCGCGCTCGGACAAAAAGCCCAGGCATCGGCAGATGCCTATCCCGATCAGAAATTCGAGGCGATCGTCAGTTACATCAATCCCGGCGTAGACATCTCCCGAGCCACCGTCGAGGTGAAGCTCGATGTCGTCAATCCAGCCAAATATCTTGTCCAGGACATGACTGTGTCAGTGGATGTTGAAGTGGCGCGACGCAATGCGACGCATGTGCTGCGCAGCCGCGACGTGCACGACATTCTCACGCAAGAACCGTGGGTCCTCACGATCAAAGACGGTCGTGCCGTCCGGCGTCGGGTGAAACTCGGCATCCGCGGCAATACTCAAGTGGAAATTCTCGACGGTCTCGAGCCTGGTGCCCCTGTCATTCCTGTGACCGCTGGCGTGCTCAACGGCCAAAAAGTACGAGCCATTGATTCATGA